The Candidatus Methylomirabilota bacterium genome segment CCGATGAAGTTCCCGCATTTCATCCGCAGCCAGAAGCGGCTCCCCGACTCGGGGCTCCGCTCCAATCACATGCAGTGGGACTTCTGGGCGAACAGCCCCGAGTCGGCCCACCAGGTCACGTACCTGATGGGCGAGCGCGGCCTGCCCCGCACCTGGCGGCACATGAACGGCTACGGCTCGCACACCTTCATGTGGATCAACGCCGCCCGCGAGAAATTCTGGGTGAAGTACCACTTCCACACCAACCAGGGCATGCGTTTCTTCACCAACGCGGAGGCGGCGGACATGGCGGGCCAGGACGCCGACGTCCACCGCCGCGACCTCTTCGAGGCGATCGCGCGCGGCGATTATCCGAGCTGGACGCTGTCCGTTCAGGTCATGCCCTACGCGCAGGCGAAGACCTATCGCTTCAACCCGTTCGACTTGACCAAGACCTGGCCGCACGCCGACTACCCCCTGATCCGGGTCGGCACCATGACGCTCAACCGCAACCCGGAGAATTTCTTCGCGCAGATCGAGCAGGCCGCCTTCTCGCCGGGCAACACGGTTTCCGGCATCGGCCTCTCGCCCGACAAGATGCTGCTGGGCCGCGCGTTCGCCTACAACGACGCGCAGCGCAACCGGATCGGCGCCAATTTCCACCAGCTGCCGGTCAACCGCCCCAAGGTGCCGGTCAACACCTACATGTTCGACGCCCACATGGCCTACGAGCACAGCGGCAACGCGCCGGTGTACGCGCCGAACAGCGAAGGTCGGGACTGGTCGGACGAGACCGGAGCGATGGCGGACGGGTGGGAGAGCGACGGGGAGATGGTCCGCAGCGCCTATACGCTTCACGCCGAGGACGACGATTTCGGGCAAGCGGGCACGCTGGTGCGGAATGTCTTCAACGACGCGCAGCGAGACCAGCTCGTCGACACGGTGGCGGGGAGCCTGCTCGGCGGCGTCCGCGGCGCCGTGCTCGAGCGCGCGTTCCAGTACTGGAGGAACGTCGATGCGGCGATCGGCAAGCGGATCGAAGAAAAGGTCCATGCCGGCACCGCGCCGAAGCCGGCCGAAGGCATGGGTGAGCGCTGAGGGCTAGGTCATTCTCCGGAGTGACCGGACCGCGAAGGGCAGAATGCCTCCGTGACGGAGATAGTCGCGCTCACGGGGCGTATCGAGCCGCACCCGGACGGGGATGCGGAGCGGTGAGCCGCCGTCGGACACCGCGGTGACGGTCACTTCGCTCGCGGTGCCGTCAGCGAGCCCGCTGATGGCGAACGTCTCGCGCCCGCTCAGCCCCAGGGACTTCGCGGAGGAGCCGTCCTTGAACTGCAGCGGCAGGATCCCCATGCCGATGAGGTTCGATCGGTGGATCCGCTCGTAGCTCTCGGCGAGCACGGCGCGCACCCCGAGGAGCCGGGGCCCCTTCGCGGCCCAGTCGCGCGACGAGCCGGCGCCGTATTCCTTGCCGGCCACCACGAGCAGCGGCGTGCCCGCGGTCCGGTACCGTTCGGCCGCCGCGAAGATCGAGATGGTGTCGCCGCTGGGATGGTGCACCGTCCACGGGCCCTCCCGGTCCGGGGCCAGCAGGTTCCGCAGGCGGACGTTCGCGAACGTGCCCCGAACCATCACCTCGTGGTTGCCGCGCCGGGACCCGTACGAGTTGAAGTCCCGGCGGTCCACGCCGTGCTCGAGCAGATACTGCCCCGCCGGGCTGTCCGGCTGGATCGCGCCGGCGGGCGAGATGTGATCGGTGGTGATGCTGTCGCCGACCATCACCAGGCAGCGCGCGCCCGAGATGTCCGCGATGGGGGCCGCGTCCGCCGCCATCCCGTCGAAGTACGGAGGCCGGCGGACATAGGTCGATGTCGGATCCCACGCGAAGAGCGATCCTTCGGGAACCGGCAGCGTGACCCACTGCTGGTCGCCGGTGAAGACGTCGGCGTAGGTGGCCCGGAACGCCTCGCGGTCGACGGTCTGCCGGACGACGTCCGCCACTTCCTCGGGGCTGGGCCACAGATCGCGCAGGAACACGTCGCGGCCCTCGCGATCCCGCCCGAGCGGCTCGGTGGTCAGGTCGACGTCGATGCGCCCGGCGATGGCATAGGCCACCACGAGCGGCGGGGAGGCGAGATAGTTGGCCTTGACCTCGGGATGGATCCGCGCCTCGAAGTTGCGGTTGCCCGAGAGGACCGCGCACACCACGAGATCGCCCTCGCCGACCGCTCGCGAGATGGGCTCGGGCAGGGGACCGGAGTTGCCGATGCACGTCGTGCAGCCGTAGCCGACGGTGGCGAAGCCGAGCGTGTCGAGGTCTGACGCCAGCCCGGCGCGCCGGTAGTACTCGGTCACCGCCTTCGAGCCGGGGGCCAGGCTCGTCTTCACCCAGGGTTTGCGCGCGAGGCCGCGCGCCACCGCCTTCCTGGCCAGGAGGCCGGCCGCGATCATGACCGACGGGTTGGAGGTGTTCGTGCAGCTCGTGATCGCCGCGATCACCACCGAGCCGTGGCTCAGCGGGACGCTCGCGCCGCCGAGCCGGACGCTCACCTCGCTCGCCGCGCGATCCAGCGGCGGCGACGTCGACGCCGTCACCACCGGCCTGGCCTCCTCGCTGGGGACCCGCCCCCCGGGCGCGGCCGACTTGGGCGGATCGCTGGCCGGGAAGCTCGTGGCGAGCTCTTGATCCTGCTTGCCGTAGCCGATCCCGAACGTGCCGATCGACGTGAGGAACGCCTGCTTCACGGCGCCGAGGGGCAGGCGGTCCTGCGGCCGTCGCGGTCCCGCCACGCTCGGTTCGACGGTGGAGAGATCCAGCTCGACGACGCGCGTGTACGCCGGCTCCTTCCCGGGCTCGTAGAACAGGCGCTGCGCCCGGCAGTACCGCTCCACGAGCTCGACGTGCTCGTCGCCGCGCCCGGTCAGCCGCAGGTAGCGCAGCGTCTCGTCGTCGACCGGGAAGAACCCGCAGGTGGCCCCATACTCCGGGGACATGTTTCCGATGGTGGCCCGGTCGGCCACGGGCAGTCGGCCCAGGCCTTCCCCGAAGTACTCCACGAACTGTCCGACCACCCCGATCGAGCGCAGGCGCTGGGTGACGGTCAGGACCAGATCGGTGGCGGTCGCCCCCGCCGGCAGCGTGCCCGTCAACTTGACGCCGACGACCTGCGGCACGAGCATCGAGACCGCCTCGCCGACCATCGCCGCCTCGGCCTCGATGCCGCCGACGCCCCAGCCCAGCACCCCGAGACCGTTGATCATCGTCGTGTGCGAGTCCGTTCCCACCAGCGTGTCGGGGAAGGCCAGCGGGCGGCCGTCCACGTCCCGGACCTCCACCACCCGAGCGAGATACTCCAGATTGACCTGATGCACGATGCCGGTGTTGGGAGGAACGACCCGAAAATTGCCGAAGGCGCGCTGGCCCCAGCGCAGGAAGGCGTACCGCTCACGGTTCCGCTCGAATTCGAGTGCCAGATTGTGCTGCATCGCGGTGGGGGTTCCGAACTCGTCGACCTGGACCGAATGGTCGATGACCAGCTCCGCGGGCAAGACGGGGTTGACCCGCGCGGGATTGCCTCCGAGCGCCTGCAGCGCCTCCCGCATCGCGGCGAGGTCGACGATGGCCGGGACGCCGGTGAAGTCCTGCATCAGGACGCGACTCGGCCGGAACGAGATCTCCTTCGTGGGGGCCGCCGTCGGCTGCCACGCGGCGACGGCCTGGACCTCGTCGGCATCGCCGACGCCGAGCGCGGCCGCGCGCGCCACGTTTTCCAGGAGGACCCGCAGGGTGTACGGGAGGCGGCCGACATCGAGGCCGATCCCGAGACCGCCGATCGGCGCGATCAGCACCGACCGGGAGCCGATCGCTAGGGGAACCAGGGCGTCTGCCATGTCGTCCTCCGTATCGGTGGTCCCGCGCCGCTGCACGATCGGGGCGAGCGCAGGCCGCGATGTTCGCGCCGACTCACTTCACGATCAGGACCGAGCCTCGCGAATGCGCGAGCGTGCCCTCCGCGACGCTGCCGAGCAGAAGGCGTTCGAGGCCGGTGGCGCCTCGAGCCCCGACGACCGTGACATCGCTGCGCCTCGTCGAGGCGGCCCGGAGCAGCTCGGACAAGGGAATGCCGCGCCGCACGACGCTGTCGACCGCCCACCCGGCCCGCCGGAGCCGCCGCGATGCGCGCGACAGCTCCCGCCGGGCGCGCGTCACCCGCTCTCGGTCGAGCGCGGCCAATTCGCCCGCCAGCACCGAGCGGACCGACGCCGGCAAGCGCCCGATCGCCCGGGAAGAGGTCGGTTCGACCACCGCCAGCAGGGTCACGCGCCCGCCTCGTGGCGACGACAGCCGGCTGACGAACGCCACCGCGTGCCGCGAGCGGGCCGAGCCATCGAGTCCGATCAGCAGGCGTCGCGGCGCCCGCCCTCGTCCCTTGACGACGAGCACGGCACACTGTGCCTCGTGCGTCACGTCCCGACTGATGCTGCCGAGAAGGGCGCTCTGCAGCGTGCCCCGACCGCGGGAGCCCACGACGATGACGTCGGCGCGCCGTCGCCGCGCCTGCTCCACGATGGCCTTGACCACCGGGGGATCGACGACCACGACCTCGGCGTCCGCCCAGCGTCGCCTCAGCCGGCGCTGAACGCGCGCCGCCTCCTGCCGCAGCCAGGGACCGAGGGCGGCGCGGGCGCGGCGTCCCCACCGATTGCGGCCGGAGACCGCACCGACCATCACGCCGTGGGCTCGCGTATCGTCCGGCCAGGGGAACGTCAGCGTGGCCGCCACGGCGGCGCGCGCCGGCCGCGAGGCGTCGGTAGCGACCAGGACGGCGAATGAGCGCTTGGGCATTGTCCCTCCGCAGATCGTGCCCGCGCAGCGGGCGGCTTCGACGCAACAGACGAGGTGGGTGAGGCGCTACTTGCCACGCACGGTGAGCACCGGACACGGCGACGTCGCGACGACTCGCGAGGCCACGCTGCCGAGCAGGAATCGCGAGAACCCGGAGCGACCGTGCGTCCCCATCACGATGAGCGCGGCGCGTCTGGTCCGCGCGGTGCGAACGATCACGTCGGCCGGTATGCCCATCAGGACGATCGACTTCGCCTTCACCGCGGCGGCTCGCGCCCGCTTGAGAAGGCCCCCCATCGCCTTGTTGGCCGATTCGGTGGAGGCGGCCGCCCATTCGTCGTACGTCCTCGGTGAGATGTAGAGATTGCCGGCGGGGACCATCGGCGCCATCACGTGGAGGAGCGTCAGCGTGGCCCGATCCTTCTTGGCCACCTCGATCGCCTTCTTGAACGCCGGCCGCGAGGCGGGCGAGAAATCCGTGGGGTGCAGGATCGTTTTCATTGGGTGACATCCTGGCCTGCGGCGGAGCGCGAGTCAAGCGGAGAAGCGACGGAGCAGCTGCGCGTTGAGGGCGACGATGATGGTGCTGGCCGACATCAGCACCGCGCCGACCGCGGGCGGCAGCACGATGCCCCAGGGGGACAGCACGCCGGCGGCGAGCGGGATCGCCACGACGTTGTAGCCGGCGGCCCACCAGAGGTTCTGGATCATCTTCCGGTACGTCGCCTTGCTGAGCGCGATGATGCGGGGCACGTCGCGGGGGTCGCTCCGCACGAGCACCACGTCGCCGGCCTCCACCGCGACGTCGGTCCCGGCCCC includes the following:
- a CDS encoding catalase; translated protein: MAAPKKARTGGSTTGAGAAAPSDRNSLTVGPNGPLLLHDVHFLEQMAHFNREKVPERQPHAKGAGAFGVFETTEDVSAFTRAALFRKGAVTDMLARFSTVAGEAGSPDTWRDVRGFSLRFYTEEGNYDLVGNNTPVFFVRDPMKFPHFIRSQKRLPDSGLRSNHMQWDFWANSPESAHQVTYLMGERGLPRTWRHMNGYGSHTFMWINAAREKFWVKYHFHTNQGMRFFTNAEAADMAGQDADVHRRDLFEAIARGDYPSWTLSVQVMPYAQAKTYRFNPFDLTKTWPHADYPLIRVGTMTLNRNPENFFAQIEQAAFSPGNTVSGIGLSPDKMLLGRAFAYNDAQRNRIGANFHQLPVNRPKVPVNTYMFDAHMAYEHSGNAPVYAPNSEGRDWSDETGAMADGWESDGEMVRSAYTLHAEDDDFGQAGTLVRNVFNDAQRDQLVDTVAGSLLGGVRGAVLERAFQYWRNVDAAIGKRIEEKVHAGTAPKPAEGMGER
- a CDS encoding aconitate hydratase, with product MADALVPLAIGSRSVLIAPIGGLGIGLDVGRLPYTLRVLLENVARAAALGVGDADEVQAVAAWQPTAAPTKEISFRPSRVLMQDFTGVPAIVDLAAMREALQALGGNPARVNPVLPAELVIDHSVQVDEFGTPTAMQHNLALEFERNRERYAFLRWGQRAFGNFRVVPPNTGIVHQVNLEYLARVVEVRDVDGRPLAFPDTLVGTDSHTTMINGLGVLGWGVGGIEAEAAMVGEAVSMLVPQVVGVKLTGTLPAGATATDLVLTVTQRLRSIGVVGQFVEYFGEGLGRLPVADRATIGNMSPEYGATCGFFPVDDETLRYLRLTGRGDEHVELVERYCRAQRLFYEPGKEPAYTRVVELDLSTVEPSVAGPRRPQDRLPLGAVKQAFLTSIGTFGIGYGKQDQELATSFPASDPPKSAAPGGRVPSEEARPVVTASTSPPLDRAASEVSVRLGGASVPLSHGSVVIAAITSCTNTSNPSVMIAAGLLARKAVARGLARKPWVKTSLAPGSKAVTEYYRRAGLASDLDTLGFATVGYGCTTCIGNSGPLPEPISRAVGEGDLVVCAVLSGNRNFEARIHPEVKANYLASPPLVVAYAIAGRIDVDLTTEPLGRDREGRDVFLRDLWPSPEEVADVVRQTVDREAFRATYADVFTGDQQWVTLPVPEGSLFAWDPTSTYVRRPPYFDGMAADAAPIADISGARCLVMVGDSITTDHISPAGAIQPDSPAGQYLLEHGVDRRDFNSYGSRRGNHEVMVRGTFANVRLRNLLAPDREGPWTVHHPSGDTISIFAAAERYRTAGTPLLVVAGKEYGAGSSRDWAAKGPRLLGVRAVLAESYERIHRSNLIGMGILPLQFKDGSSAKSLGLSGRETFAISGLADGTASEVTVTAVSDGGSPLRIPVRVRLDTPRERDYLRHGGILPFAVRSLRRMT
- a CDS encoding universal stress protein produces the protein MPKRSFAVLVATDASRPARAAVAATLTFPWPDDTRAHGVMVGAVSGRNRWGRRARAALGPWLRQEAARVQRRLRRRWADAEVVVVDPPVVKAIVEQARRRRADVIVVGSRGRGTLQSALLGSISRDVTHEAQCAVLVVKGRGRAPRRLLIGLDGSARSRHAVAFVSRLSSPRGGRVTLLAVVEPTSSRAIGRLPASVRSVLAGELAALDRERVTRARRELSRASRRLRRAGWAVDSVVRRGIPLSELLRAASTRRSDVTVVGARGATGLERLLLGSVAEGTLAHSRGSVLIVK
- a CDS encoding universal stress protein, which produces MKTILHPTDFSPASRPAFKKAIEVAKKDRATLTLLHVMAPMVPAGNLYISPRTYDEWAAASTESANKAMGGLLKRARAAAVKAKSIVLMGIPADVIVRTARTRRAALIVMGTHGRSGFSRFLLGSVASRVVATSPCPVLTVRGK